Proteins encoded in a region of the Paenibacillus sp. W2I17 genome:
- a CDS encoding type 1 glutamine amidotransferase domain-containing protein, translating to MKKILVVLTNVDKYATKDEPTGLWLSEATHFIEEFDHNDNVQIDLVSPKGGNVPLDPKSLGDSLDESTKAYFENEMFMNQLKNTLKPSEVNASDYDAIYFTGGHGTMWDFPDNAELQELSRDIYEKGGVVSGVCHGVTALLNVKLSNGLLLINDKTVSGFTNEEETLAQQTEYVPFLLEDALRERAAQYDKAAAFSSYVTTDGRVVTGQNPQSSKAVAESVKQLLGL from the coding sequence ATGAAAAAGATACTGGTTGTTCTAACAAATGTAGATAAGTACGCAACGAAGGATGAGCCTACCGGCTTGTGGCTGAGCGAAGCAACTCACTTTATTGAAGAGTTTGACCATAATGACAATGTTCAGATCGATCTGGTTAGCCCTAAAGGTGGGAACGTACCTCTTGATCCGAAAAGTCTTGGCGACTCTCTGGATGAAAGCACCAAAGCCTATTTCGAGAACGAAATGTTCATGAACCAATTGAAAAATACGTTGAAACCTAGCGAAGTAAACGCGAGTGACTACGATGCAATCTACTTCACAGGAGGTCACGGTACAATGTGGGATTTCCCGGACAATGCCGAACTTCAAGAGCTTTCTCGTGATATCTATGAAAAAGGTGGCGTTGTATCCGGCGTGTGCCACGGGGTTACAGCACTGTTGAATGTGAAGCTGTCCAACGGCCTGCTTTTGATCAACGACAAAACCGTTTCCGGCTTCACGAATGAAGAAGAAACATTGGCTCAACAAACCGAGTATGTTCCTTTCCTGTTGGAAGATGCATTGAGAGAACGCGCTGCACAATACGATAAAGCTGCTGCATTCAGCTCCTATGTCACAACAGACGGCCGCGTGGTCACAGGACAGAATCCGCAATCCAGCAAAGCTGTAGCTGAAAGTGTTAAACAACTGCTGGGTCTGTAA